A region from the Muribaculum gordoncarteri genome encodes:
- a CDS encoding acyl-CoA thioesterase, giving the protein MAEVIKLPASQNPRVPEPRFPFRHLVPLQMRFNDIDMLGHLNNGVYIAFFDLGKSRYFLDIMPDGVDWKHINIVVANINCDFHAPTYIYEEIGVVTTVTEMGEKSFVMEQRIVNTKSGEVKCVGRTVMVGFDIATGHSAPIEQKWIDAIERYEGRKL; this is encoded by the coding sequence ATGGCAGAAGTGATAAAATTGCCGGCTTCACAAAATCCACGTGTGCCGGAACCCCGATTCCCATTCCGTCATCTGGTGCCGCTACAAATGCGGTTCAACGACATCGACATGCTCGGTCACCTGAACAACGGAGTGTATATAGCTTTTTTCGATCTTGGCAAGAGCCGTTACTTCCTCGACATAATGCCCGATGGCGTCGACTGGAAGCACATCAACATTGTAGTAGCCAACATAAACTGCGACTTCCATGCACCCACCTATATATATGAGGAAATAGGTGTCGTGACAACCGTTACCGAAATGGGCGAAAAAAGTTTCGTCATGGAACAGCGCATCGTCAACACCAAAAGCGGCGAAGTAAAGTGCGTAGGGCGAACAGTCATGGTGGGATTTGACATCGCCACGGGACATTCGGCACCTATCGAACAGAAATGGATTGACGCAATTGAACGTTACGAAGGACGAAAACTTTAG
- a CDS encoding sensor histidine kinase gives MADIYDKRRYGTMAFLAVAIALVAIFLYISNRIVRELAAQERERMEIWADATKAIVAPETDNSDIALPGSADIDFLLRIIEGNRNIPVLLTDSDDNILLYRNFNLPEPVDTLQPYSISERNSKYLNDKLASMKKTNNIIHITISPDNEQMLYYEDSRLLRMLNYFPYIMLVVMLLFITVVYYAVTSTKKAEQNRVWVGLSKETAHQLGTPISSLMAWIELLKSRDIDPTVTEEMDKDVNRLSTIASRFGKIGSRPAMTPVDVNTAVSNATRYMAARISSRIALKVNLCQHPLIVSMSAPLLEWVMENLIKNAVDAMKADGVITVTTSRTPRYALISVSDTGKGIPHNHFKKIFNPGYTTKKRGWGLGLTLAKRIVEQYHHGHIYVASSDPGKGTTFNIELPVSHPGDALL, from the coding sequence ATGGCCGACATTTACGACAAGCGACGCTACGGCACAATGGCATTCCTTGCCGTTGCAATAGCTCTTGTCGCAATATTCCTCTACATCTCCAACCGAATCGTACGCGAACTTGCCGCCCAGGAGCGCGAGCGCATGGAGATATGGGCCGACGCCACGAAAGCAATTGTCGCCCCCGAAACCGACAACAGCGACATAGCCCTCCCCGGCTCGGCCGACATCGATTTCCTGTTACGCATAATCGAGGGCAACCGCAACATCCCCGTATTGCTCACCGACAGCGACGACAACATCCTCCTCTACCGCAACTTCAATCTGCCGGAACCGGTCGACACTCTTCAGCCCTACTCTATTTCCGAAAGAAACAGCAAGTACCTCAACGACAAACTTGCTTCGATGAAGAAAACCAACAACATCATACACATCACCATCTCCCCCGACAACGAGCAGATGCTATACTACGAGGACAGCCGGCTGCTGAGAATGCTCAACTACTTCCCCTACATCATGCTGGTTGTAATGCTGCTATTCATCACTGTCGTCTACTATGCCGTGACATCAACCAAAAAGGCCGAACAAAACCGGGTGTGGGTGGGACTCTCCAAGGAAACAGCCCATCAGCTCGGCACACCCATATCGTCACTTATGGCATGGATCGAGCTGCTGAAAAGCCGTGACATAGACCCGACCGTCACCGAGGAGATGGACAAGGATGTAAACCGACTGTCGACCATAGCGTCACGATTCGGCAAAATCGGCTCACGCCCCGCCATGACCCCGGTCGATGTAAACACAGCGGTATCCAATGCCACCCGATACATGGCCGCCCGCATATCAAGCCGCATCGCCTTGAAAGTGAATCTGTGTCAGCATCCTCTCATTGTTTCAATGAGCGCACCGCTGCTTGAGTGGGTCATGGAAAATCTCATAAAAAATGCCGTAGACGCCATGAAAGCCGACGGAGTAATCACCGTGACCACATCACGCACTCCCCGATATGCGCTGATCAGCGTCAGCGACACAGGCAAAGGCATTCCTCACAATCATTTCAAGAAAATATTCAATCCCGGCTACACCACCAAGAAACGCGGTTGGGGACTCGGCCTTACGCTCGCAAAGCGCATCGTCGAGCAATACCATCACGGACACATATATGTAGCGTCGTCGGATCCGGGCAAAGGCACCACGTTCAACATCGAGCTTCCCGTGTCACACCCGGGTGATGCGCTTCTGTAG
- a CDS encoding UvrD-helicase domain-containing protein, whose product MLNIHKASAGSGKTYTLTYNYIKLLLGVGDEQGNYRLASDRKRHRAILAITFTNKATDEMKRRIVQQLAMLAHVDAVKGGRSDYEARLCDELGCDSTQLANAARDALFSLLGDYSFFNVSTIDAFFQTVLRTFAREAELTGNYEVELNEKNAIAIGVSEMLSSINRATPEESRRSGDMRMLIAWLEQYMLSKIEAGETYNIFNRGSRFNGELVDFVNSALSEVYKLNAKEIQDYLADKNKISEFAKKLNSEITEIPKVISSEATRVCEAIEREGLAGSVNYHLMNRLREWSIGGVRDLNMTVIKAAANPDARYKVRQAQLFSADLDDAIGRLLNDCIALTKRYNTYKLMRANVYNLGLIGDIVHHALEVQKENNSIVLSDTNDILRRIINQEEAPFIYERMGVRLRHFLIDEFQDTSRLQWINLGALVRESLSTGNDNLIIGDEKQSIYRFRNSDPKLLSYDVPKEFERDSRLFGDSVEENTNWRSAREIVQFNNTLFTALMSRIELKEVVDHYAGVVQNIAKKEMKGYVKAIPCGDDALDDMVEEIKRQLKQGYRQGDIAVLVHKWTQGSAVIERLLEAKLEDEELRNLRVLSDDSLAISAAPSVRKIVSVLRFIDARQPLDGETPTPQQLIARLVNRYEYFSSEGDDAACALERAFVDDTPDELAMEAADMTCINLPSLVERIIGRYVDADTLSRENVYVCAFQDMVIDFCSHADADIHSFIKWWDATGCSSKLSTPASLDAIKVMTIHKSKGLEFPCVHIPFCGLPHNRQSDIAWFGTRNAEGSLIDDFVRDGFDKDCVPPFVPLSVGKALEGTMFDSRYKEIVSEKYVDRLNLLYVACTRAVNELMFYYTPVKKIKSEQLDGTSLPTTDFLLANAFSVADAAFCSNNEPLPGLLAPLKNHVDSCDLFEFGEAVDHKAEERKEPMVEMPAYYSYDNEGIWEMSRIEDLEDMERPRRRGIVLHSIMSGVRNRSDVERAVRRRAARGFIDDDEIDGYIAELSEALSDERVDEWFEGYRRLLRESTIAVPTGDGVRNYRPDRVVWTSQGTIDVIDYKFGEEEPSGYIRQVKGYMRLISKIYPDVEVRGFLWYPLQKRITRV is encoded by the coding sequence ATGCTCAATATCCACAAGGCATCGGCCGGTTCGGGCAAAACCTATACGCTCACCTATAATTATATAAAGCTACTGCTCGGCGTCGGCGACGAACAGGGAAATTATCGACTTGCATCGGACAGGAAGCGTCATCGCGCGATACTTGCCATAACGTTTACCAACAAGGCCACCGACGAGATGAAGCGGCGCATCGTGCAGCAACTCGCTATGCTTGCGCATGTCGATGCCGTGAAGGGAGGCCGGAGCGACTATGAGGCGCGGTTGTGTGATGAGCTCGGGTGTGACTCGACGCAGCTTGCCAATGCAGCCCGCGATGCACTCTTTTCACTCCTCGGCGACTACAGCTTTTTCAATGTGAGCACCATCGATGCTTTTTTTCAGACGGTGTTGCGTACATTTGCCCGCGAAGCCGAACTTACCGGCAACTACGAGGTGGAACTTAATGAAAAGAACGCCATAGCCATAGGCGTGAGCGAAATGTTGTCGTCGATAAACCGCGCCACCCCCGAGGAGTCGCGACGAAGCGGCGACATGCGCATGCTCATCGCCTGGCTCGAACAGTACATGCTGTCGAAGATAGAGGCCGGGGAAACCTATAACATATTCAACCGCGGATCGAGATTTAACGGCGAGCTCGTGGATTTTGTGAATAGTGCCTTGTCGGAAGTGTATAAGCTGAACGCCAAGGAGATTCAGGATTATCTTGCCGACAAAAACAAGATATCGGAGTTTGCCAAGAAACTTAACAGCGAAATCACGGAGATTCCGAAGGTTATTTCATCCGAGGCGACCCGAGTGTGTGAGGCAATCGAGCGTGAGGGCCTCGCGGGCAGTGTCAACTATCATTTGATGAACCGACTGAGAGAGTGGAGCATCGGTGGAGTGAGGGATCTCAACATGACGGTGATTAAGGCGGCTGCCAATCCCGATGCCCGTTACAAGGTAAGACAGGCACAGCTTTTCTCGGCCGACCTTGACGATGCCATAGGGAGATTGCTGAATGACTGCATAGCGTTGACAAAGCGTTACAACACCTATAAGCTGATGCGCGCCAATGTCTATAATCTCGGACTCATAGGCGATATAGTGCATCATGCGCTGGAGGTGCAGAAGGAGAACAACTCGATAGTGCTCAGCGACACCAACGATATATTGCGACGAATCATAAATCAGGAGGAGGCACCGTTCATCTATGAGCGAATGGGAGTGAGGCTGCGTCACTTCCTTATCGACGAGTTTCAGGACACATCGCGCCTTCAATGGATCAACCTTGGCGCACTTGTGAGAGAGAGCCTTTCGACAGGCAATGACAATCTGATAATAGGTGATGAAAAGCAGTCGATATACAGGTTCCGCAATTCTGACCCGAAGTTGCTGAGCTATGATGTTCCCAAGGAGTTTGAGCGTGACAGTCGTCTGTTTGGCGACAGTGTCGAGGAGAACACCAATTGGCGTAGTGCGCGTGAGATAGTGCAATTCAACAACACCCTGTTCACGGCTCTGATGTCACGCATTGAGCTGAAGGAGGTCGTTGACCATTATGCGGGAGTGGTGCAGAACATCGCCAAAAAGGAGATGAAGGGTTATGTCAAGGCTATCCCGTGTGGGGACGATGCTCTCGACGACATGGTGGAGGAGATAAAGCGTCAGCTGAAACAGGGTTACCGTCAGGGCGATATAGCAGTGCTGGTACACAAGTGGACTCAGGGAAGCGCAGTCATTGAACGGCTGCTTGAAGCTAAGCTTGAGGATGAAGAACTCCGCAATCTGAGGGTGCTGAGCGACGATTCACTGGCGATAAGTGCAGCTCCGTCGGTGCGAAAGATTGTCAGCGTGTTGCGCTTCATCGATGCCCGACAGCCCCTTGACGGCGAAACACCGACGCCGCAACAGCTCATAGCGCGGTTGGTCAACCGATACGAATATTTTTCGTCGGAAGGCGACGACGCAGCCTGTGCGCTTGAGCGGGCATTTGTCGACGACACACCCGATGAACTTGCCATGGAGGCTGCCGACATGACATGCATCAATCTTCCGTCGCTTGTGGAGAGAATTATAGGCCGTTATGTCGATGCTGATACATTGAGCCGTGAGAATGTATATGTGTGCGCGTTTCAGGACATGGTGATAGACTTCTGTTCACATGCCGATGCCGATATACATTCATTCATAAAGTGGTGGGATGCTACAGGATGCTCAAGCAAGCTGTCGACTCCGGCTTCGCTCGATGCCATAAAGGTGATGACGATACACAAGTCCAAGGGACTGGAATTCCCGTGTGTGCACATACCGTTTTGCGGATTGCCTCACAACCGTCAGTCGGATATAGCGTGGTTTGGAACACGTAACGCCGAGGGTAGTCTTATTGACGACTTTGTGCGTGACGGATTTGACAAGGATTGCGTGCCTCCGTTTGTGCCGTTGTCGGTCGGCAAGGCTCTTGAGGGCACCATGTTTGATTCGCGCTATAAGGAGATTGTTTCGGAAAAATATGTCGACAGGCTTAACCTGCTCTATGTGGCATGCACGCGTGCGGTAAACGAACTGATGTTCTACTACACGCCGGTGAAGAAGATTAAGAGCGAGCAGCTCGACGGTACATCGTTGCCTACGACCGATTTTCTGCTCGCCAACGCTTTTTCAGTGGCCGATGCTGCATTTTGCAGCAACAATGAACCGTTGCCCGGATTGCTTGCCCCGTTGAAGAATCATGTTGACTCCTGTGACCTCTTTGAATTTGGCGAGGCGGTAGATCATAAAGCGGAAGAGCGGAAAGAACCGATGGTGGAGATGCCGGCCTACTATTCCTACGACAACGAGGGAATATGGGAGATGAGCCGAATAGAGGATCTTGAGGATATGGAGCGTCCGCGCCGACGAGGCATCGTGCTACATTCGATAATGAGCGGAGTGCGTAACCGCAGTGATGTGGAGCGCGCCGTGCGCCGTCGTGCCGCACGCGGCTTTATCGATGACGACGAGATTGACGGATATATTGCCGAGCTGTCGGAAGCACTTTCCGACGAACGGGTTGATGAGTGGTTTGAGGGTTATCGCCGACTGTTGCGCGAGAGCACCATTGCCGTGCCAACGGGTGACGGTGTGCGAAATTACCGTCCCGACAGGGTGGTGTGGACCTCGCAAGGCACGATCGATGTCATCGACTATAAATTTGGCGAGGAAGAGCCTTCAGGATATATAAGGCAGGTGAAAGGGTATATGAGGTTGATTTCAAAAATCTATCCCGATGTGGAGGTGAGAGGCTTCCTGTGGTATCCGCTACAGAAGCGCATCACCCGGGTGTGA
- a CDS encoding HAD-IIB family hydrolase gives MNRTLYVTDMDGTLLDDTSRVSPESAEIITDLTRRGALITVATARTPATVSPLLAHTVTSLPAIVMTGATLWDRNSMRYIDTRFISPETSRLIRAAADRHGVNPFIYTFDDKGMLTVYHNGERSIHDDKFINERMKLPLKRFHIDEPAGMNQSIPNTVLFFAMGPCERINALADDIRRSIDCSVSNYVDIFGKDVGIIEIFAPEVSKANAVKRLARDINADRVVVFGDNLNDLPMMRIADLSVAVDNALPEVKNAASTVIGPNTSHSVARFIAEDFERMQ, from the coding sequence ATGAACCGAACTCTCTACGTAACCGACATGGACGGCACCCTGCTCGACGACACCAGCAGGGTAAGCCCCGAATCGGCCGAAATAATAACCGACCTTACACGACGTGGCGCCTTGATAACCGTTGCCACAGCCCGCACTCCGGCCACGGTAAGTCCGCTGCTTGCCCACACCGTGACATCGCTTCCGGCAATAGTCATGACCGGAGCCACCTTGTGGGACCGCAACTCGATGCGTTACATCGACACCCGGTTCATATCGCCCGAAACATCACGACTCATACGCGCTGCCGCCGACCGTCACGGTGTAAATCCGTTCATATACACATTCGACGACAAAGGCATGCTCACAGTCTACCATAACGGCGAGCGAAGCATCCACGACGACAAGTTCATCAACGAGCGCATGAAGTTACCCCTTAAACGCTTCCACATCGATGAACCGGCGGGAATGAATCAGTCAATCCCCAACACCGTGCTCTTCTTCGCCATGGGACCCTGCGAACGCATAAATGCTCTTGCCGACGACATTCGCCGGTCAATCGACTGCTCGGTCAGCAACTATGTCGACATCTTCGGCAAGGATGTGGGCATCATCGAGATATTCGCACCCGAAGTGAGCAAGGCCAATGCCGTGAAGCGTCTTGCCCGTGACATCAATGCCGACCGCGTAGTTGTGTTCGGCGACAATCTCAACGACCTCCCCATGATGCGGATAGCCGACCTGTCGGTTGCCGTGGATAACGCATTGCCCGAAGTGAAAAATGCCGCATCGACAGTCATCGGACCAAACACCTCCCACTCGGTAGCCCGATTCATAGCCGAAGACTTCGAGCGAATGCAATAA